The Sediminispirochaeta smaragdinae DSM 11293 genome has a segment encoding these proteins:
- the gcvT gene encoding glycine cleavage system aminomethyltransferase GcvT gives MLKRTPLYDVYKQYDGVKLIDFGGWELPVQFETGIIAEHMAVRKNAGLFDVSHMGEIMVEGPRAVEFVDYLVTNDISKMNDGKCLYALMCRPDGGVVDDLMIYRLSAEKILIVANAANVEKDFVWISSANPWMQRESDKPKVSNQSDRYAQIAFQGPKANDYFRELLGQAVDEITFFRFRTDIPVAGKSCIISRTGYTGEDGFEIYCNADDAADIWTFILDKTKERGVLPCGLGARDTLRFEAKLPLYGHELSDTISPLEANLSFFVKFDKHSDFCGKSALLKQKEKGIPRSLRGCEMVDKGVPREGYKVFLGDREIGYVTSGTKSPMLDSFLGLVLIERGIGLEIGDEIEIEIGKKKKRARLAKTPFYKNTGKK, from the coding sequence ATGTTGAAACGAACGCCCCTCTACGACGTCTATAAACAGTACGACGGAGTAAAATTGATAGACTTCGGGGGATGGGAACTTCCTGTTCAGTTTGAAACCGGTATCATAGCCGAACATATGGCTGTACGGAAGAATGCAGGTCTCTTTGATGTATCACACATGGGAGAAATCATGGTGGAGGGCCCTCGGGCCGTCGAATTTGTCGATTATCTTGTTACCAATGATATTTCGAAGATGAACGACGGCAAATGCCTTTATGCTCTCATGTGCAGGCCCGACGGAGGAGTCGTGGACGACCTCATGATCTACCGTCTTTCCGCCGAGAAAATTCTCATCGTCGCGAATGCCGCCAATGTAGAAAAAGACTTTGTCTGGATCAGCTCGGCGAATCCCTGGATGCAGCGTGAAAGCGATAAGCCTAAGGTGAGTAACCAGTCCGATCGCTATGCCCAAATTGCATTTCAAGGACCGAAGGCCAATGATTATTTCAGGGAACTGCTTGGTCAGGCCGTAGATGAGATTACCTTTTTCCGTTTTCGAACCGATATTCCTGTCGCCGGTAAGTCCTGTATTATAAGCCGGACTGGCTACACCGGTGAGGATGGCTTCGAGATCTACTGTAATGCTGACGATGCAGCGGATATTTGGACCTTTATTTTGGATAAAACAAAGGAACGGGGTGTTCTTCCCTGTGGACTTGGGGCCAGGGATACCCTGCGATTCGAGGCAAAACTTCCGTTGTACGGCCATGAACTCTCCGATACTATCTCTCCGCTTGAAGCGAATCTCTCTTTCTTCGTAAAATTCGATAAGCATTCAGATTTTTGTGGAAAGTCCGCTTTGCTGAAACAGAAGGAAAAGGGAATTCCCCGCAGTCTGAGAGGCTGTGAAATGGTCGATAAAGGAGTCCCCAGAGAAGGATACAAGGTTTTCCTCGGCGATCGTGAGATCGGTTATGTAACAAGCGGGACCAAAAGTCCTATGCTCGACTCTTTCCTCGGCCTTGTACTCATCGAACGGGGAATCGGCCTTGAGATAGGCGATGAAATCGAAATTGAAATCGGCAAGAAAAAGAAGCGTGCCAGACTGGCCAAAACACCATTTTATAAGAATACTGGTAAGAAATAA
- a CDS encoding Lrp/AsnC family transcriptional regulator, whose translation MKIDETNIAIIKHLRDGRKSFSAIADELSITENTVRSRVNKLIEEGILEISGLVDPESLPGHRLIICGVKLSTTELVRKGKEFSNLRGSVSVSVVTGRYDLIVQVLLDENEGFGLLEFFTEELSKVGEIQEVETFVVYQGYNLRVPYII comes from the coding sequence ATGAAGATCGACGAAACGAACATAGCAATCATCAAGCATCTTCGCGACGGCCGAAAGAGTTTTTCAGCGATAGCCGATGAGCTTTCCATTACGGAAAATACGGTTCGTTCCCGGGTCAATAAGTTGATTGAGGAAGGAATTCTGGAGATTTCGGGTCTTGTGGACCCGGAATCTCTGCCTGGTCATCGACTGATCATTTGCGGAGTGAAGCTTTCGACCACCGAGTTGGTTAGAAAAGGAAAAGAATTCAGCAATCTGAGAGGATCGGTATCCGTCAGTGTTGTCACCGGTCGTTACGATCTTATTGTCCAGGTCTTGCTGGATGAAAACGAAGGGTTTGGACTGCTTGAGTTTTTCACCGAGGAGTTGTCCAAAGTCGGTGAAATTCAAGAGGTCGAAACCTTTGTCGTCTATCAGGGGTACAACCTTCGGGTTCCCTATATTATATAG
- the serC gene encoding 3-phosphoserine/phosphohydroxythreonine transaminase, translating to MSRKLNFYAGPSVLPVEVLEELQANIVDYQGNGFSLIEASHRGKVYDKVHNEAIALIKELMGISDDYSVIFLGGGATLQFSMVPMNFLVDGKVGDYTLTGTWAKKAYTDAEKIGKVHAVFDGKDKNYTTLPEASSVKPSANSAYLHLTSNETIGGLEWKHWPETGDVPLIADMSSDILSRPVPVDKFAMIYAGAQKNLGPAGATIAIIRNDLLERCGDHLTAYLNYKTHTKSNALYNTPPVFSIWGIKLVLEWIKKTGGAEAMAKRAEKKSALLYGTMAESNGFYRCPVDEKYRSTMNVVFRLPNEELEAKFLKESEEAGMLGLKGHRSVGGCRASIYNSLPEDAVSTLAQFMKEFQRKNG from the coding sequence GTGAGCCGAAAACTTAATTTTTATGCCGGACCTTCCGTGTTGCCCGTGGAAGTGCTTGAAGAGCTACAGGCAAATATTGTGGACTATCAGGGCAACGGATTCTCATTGATCGAAGCCTCCCATCGCGGGAAGGTCTACGATAAGGTCCACAACGAGGCCATCGCTTTAATAAAAGAGCTTATGGGAATTTCCGACGACTATAGCGTCATCTTTCTCGGAGGCGGTGCAACCCTTCAATTCAGCATGGTTCCGATGAACTTCCTCGTCGACGGTAAGGTCGGGGATTATACCCTGACCGGTACCTGGGCGAAAAAGGCCTATACCGACGCGGAAAAGATAGGGAAGGTACATGCCGTTTTCGACGGGAAAGATAAGAACTATACCACCCTTCCCGAGGCCTCCTCTGTTAAACCTTCCGCAAATTCCGCCTATCTTCATCTCACCAGTAATGAGACCATCGGGGGGCTCGAGTGGAAACATTGGCCCGAAACCGGAGATGTACCGCTGATCGCCGATATGTCCAGTGATATTCTCAGCCGCCCTGTACCTGTTGATAAATTTGCCATGATCTACGCGGGAGCCCAGAAAAACCTCGGACCGGCCGGTGCTACCATTGCGATCATCCGCAATGACCTGCTTGAGCGATGTGGTGATCATCTTACCGCATATCTTAATTACAAGACCCACACCAAGAGCAACGCCCTCTACAACACCCCTCCCGTCTTCAGTATCTGGGGAATCAAGCTCGTGCTTGAGTGGATAAAAAAGACAGGCGGTGCAGAAGCAATGGCAAAGCGAGCCGAAAAGAAATCGGCACTGCTTTACGGTACCATGGCCGAAAGCAATGGCTTCTACCGCTGCCCAGTGGACGAGAAGTATCGCTCGACAATGAATGTGGTTTTCAGACTGCCGAACGAAGAGCTTGAAGCAAAATTCCTGAAAGAGAGTGAAGAGGCTGGAATGCTTGGTCTTAAGGGACATAGAAGTGTGGGTGGTTGTCGTGCATCAATCTACAATAGCCTTCCCGAGGATGCGGTTTCCACCCTTGCACAATTTATGAAGGAGTTTCAGCGCAAAAACGGCTGA
- a CDS encoding NAD(P)-dependent oxidoreductase: MLILISDAFDAALPEKLSSFGEVTDDKSRLAEADIVLVRSKTKCTAEWIDQAKKLKLIIRGGVGIDNIDKTYAESKGIIVRNTPKASSIAVAELAFALMIQIPNRIIEAHNGMQEGKWLKKELKRTELFGKTLCLVGIGNIATEVAKRAAAFGMKVVAFDKFVSSSPYAEMKPSLEEAVRDADYISLHLPLTPETEGMLNSKIFAVCGKNPVVINTGRGPCVKADDMVKALEEGKVKAYATDVYPSDPPADDYPILKAPNVVLTPHIGASSKENLLRIGDEAYATIKELIDGGKL; this comes from the coding sequence ATGCTGATATTAATCTCCGATGCGTTTGACGCGGCCCTCCCAGAAAAACTTTCGAGTTTTGGAGAGGTTACCGACGACAAAAGTCGGCTTGCGGAAGCGGACATCGTGCTTGTCAGAAGCAAAACGAAATGTACCGCCGAATGGATCGATCAAGCAAAAAAACTAAAGCTCATTATCCGAGGTGGCGTAGGAATCGATAACATCGATAAAACCTACGCGGAAAGCAAGGGAATCATTGTCCGCAATACTCCCAAAGCCAGCTCCATTGCTGTTGCGGAACTTGCCTTTGCGCTCATGATCCAGATTCCCAACAGGATTATTGAGGCACATAACGGAATGCAAGAGGGAAAGTGGCTGAAAAAAGAGCTGAAACGTACAGAGCTTTTTGGAAAGACCCTCTGTCTTGTCGGTATCGGCAACATCGCCACCGAGGTTGCAAAACGCGCCGCTGCTTTCGGCATGAAGGTAGTTGCTTTCGACAAGTTCGTTTCTTCCAGCCCCTATGCAGAGATGAAGCCTTCTTTGGAAGAAGCGGTACGGGATGCCGATTACATCTCTCTTCACCTTCCTTTGACTCCCGAAACCGAGGGAATGCTGAACAGCAAAATCTTTGCGGTCTGTGGCAAGAATCCCGTGGTTATCAACACGGGACGAGGCCCCTGCGTTAAGGCCGACGACATGGTAAAGGCCCTGGAGGAGGGCAAGGTAAAAGCCTATGCCACCGATGTCTATCCTTCGGATCCGCCTGCAGATGATTATCCGATACTGAAGGCGCCGAATGTAGTGCTTACGCCTCACATTGGGGCCAGCAGCAAAGAAAATCTCCTGCGAATCGGAGACGAGGCGTATGCAACGATCAAGGAACTTATTGATGGAGGAAAACTGTGA
- the rpsU gene encoding 30S ribosomal protein S21, translating into MAFVRVDDSEPLEKAIKRFKRMVEKEGIIREWKKREYYEKPSTINNRKKKALERKQMKKLRKIQSMKNY; encoded by the coding sequence ATAGCCTTTGTTCGAGTAGACGATAGCGAACCTCTGGAAAAAGCAATCAAACGTTTCAAACGAATGGTGGAAAAAGAGGGTATTATTCGGGAGTGGAAGAAGCGGGAGTACTACGAGAAACCTTCTACCATCAATAACCGCAAGAAAAAAGCTCTGGAGCGGAAACAAATGAAGAAGCTTCGGAAAATTCAGTCAATGAAGAACTATTGA
- a CDS encoding M23 family metallopeptidase gives MKRYMMIFNLFLLPITMVAAEQTLWVEAPKKAVAGTLVSLSIHTQSENGLTVALRDMAGKDIISSNTFPAKNSRKEGMREEIALLGLPSTLQSGSFLLMLYSGKTLLWQQELSVEMGSFLKEDIPLNQKMSDLRSDDDPQKVEEAIAIHAIYNTFHRRPFDEKLSLHLPVTGGRFSAWYGDRRRYCYSDGTSALSIHSGVDIAAPVGTPISAGGEGTVVFTGPRIVTGNTVVIEYGPGVYGVFFHLDRIDIEEGSTVDADTHIGVVGMTGLATGPHLHWEIRVAGIPIDPLSLLATPLDMASSSPIQ, from the coding sequence ATGAAACGCTACATGATGATTTTCAACCTCTTTTTGTTACCGATCACGATGGTGGCTGCAGAGCAGACGCTTTGGGTCGAAGCACCGAAAAAAGCTGTCGCAGGGACCCTTGTAAGCCTGAGTATCCACACCCAAAGCGAAAACGGGCTTACCGTTGCTCTTCGTGACATGGCGGGCAAGGATATTATCTCGTCCAATACCTTCCCAGCTAAAAATTCGCGAAAGGAAGGAATGAGGGAAGAAATTGCATTGCTGGGTCTTCCCTCCACCCTTCAAAGCGGTAGTTTTCTCCTGATGCTTTATTCCGGGAAAACTCTTCTTTGGCAGCAAGAACTCTCAGTTGAGATGGGAAGCTTTCTTAAAGAGGATATACCCCTAAACCAGAAGATGAGCGATCTACGAAGCGATGATGATCCCCAAAAGGTAGAAGAGGCAATAGCCATCCATGCGATCTATAACACATTCCATAGAAGGCCGTTTGACGAGAAGCTTAGCTTGCACCTACCGGTAACGGGGGGGCGCTTTTCCGCCTGGTACGGAGATCGAAGGAGGTATTGCTACTCCGACGGCACCAGTGCCCTGTCGATACATTCTGGGGTCGATATTGCCGCTCCCGTGGGAACGCCGATATCCGCAGGGGGCGAGGGTACTGTTGTCTTTACAGGCCCACGAATCGTTACCGGCAATACGGTGGTTATCGAATATGGCCCGGGCGTATACGGCGTCTTTTTCCACTTGGATAGAATCGATATCGAGGAGGGGAGCACGGTCGATGCCGATACCCACATTGGCGTCGTGGGAATGACAGGTCTTGCCACCGGTCCCCACCTTCACTGGGAAATTAGGGTCGCAGGCATCCCAATTGATCCCCTTAGTCTGCTGGCTACTCCTCTTGACATGGCTTCTTCATCGCCGATACAATAA
- the recJ gene encoding single-stranded-DNA-specific exonuclease RecJ yields the protein MIWKKSDIDPEVVRDLSRQYGIDLLIASIMARRGVLSPDDVKFHIEEELSFTHNPFLFDEMTEVVDRLFLALDEGEKLRIFGDRDVDGITSTVLMKQQLEGMGLEVSWSLPKGDDPYGLTMELIDLMERNEETLLITVDCGISNYREIAYAREKGIDTLIIDHHNPSDELPCALAIINPKIADCGYPFSGLAAVGVVSKVIWALEFAKTDFYKEEIVLLNVRPGNETVIFEAVKLENLVEQDRIVENLVPNIVRFDQTRLADFLVGKQILVYDEQSQIALMKKLFGPNVDIGVVDVAPEIWKSFPKTKGESLLRLRERSRSNRYEGERKGEIDTFLSIFNAWVMKRYECLSGAYESILDLVALGTLADMMPLEDENRILVKRGMKLLSEARRGGIQELLVRQNLLGKRLSTTDVGWQISPIINATGRLGVPEKAADLLLETDAMKRAALADEVVSLNRKRKKLGESAWKTVVPLAKKSLTQYGERFILVEDKSFHRGITGILASRLVQSFGVPSAVIAHLDTHLVGSIRSVKGINAKTFLESFSDLLLDFGGHDLAAGFSLTFENFPSFLQRFAEMVERMEVPQNEEEAIQIDAELPPSYMKPELCDIVERFEPYGEKSPPLVFMAKRVRLAEISLIGKPDPIHLKLLVDSGSFKWPAVFWRSADRVGVDFQQGDQVDILFRLGRNYFQNREQPQLTILDVRQASI from the coding sequence ATGATTTGGAAGAAAAGTGATATTGATCCCGAAGTGGTTCGTGATCTTTCCCGGCAATACGGAATTGATCTTTTGATTGCTTCGATTATGGCCAGGAGAGGGGTTCTTTCACCCGATGATGTAAAGTTTCATATCGAGGAAGAACTTTCTTTTACCCATAATCCCTTTCTTTTCGATGAGATGACAGAGGTGGTCGATCGTCTGTTTCTCGCCCTCGACGAAGGTGAGAAATTAAGGATATTTGGAGACAGAGATGTCGACGGTATCACCAGCACCGTTCTTATGAAGCAGCAGCTTGAGGGGATGGGCTTGGAGGTTTCATGGTCTTTACCAAAGGGGGATGATCCCTACGGTCTGACCATGGAGCTTATTGATCTCATGGAACGCAATGAAGAAACTCTGCTTATTACCGTCGACTGTGGTATCTCTAACTATCGTGAAATTGCATATGCAAGGGAAAAAGGGATAGATACCCTGATAATTGACCATCACAATCCTTCGGATGAGTTACCCTGTGCCCTTGCCATTATCAACCCCAAAATAGCCGATTGCGGTTATCCTTTTTCAGGGCTCGCGGCCGTCGGCGTGGTCTCCAAGGTTATCTGGGCTCTCGAATTCGCCAAGACCGATTTTTATAAAGAAGAAATTGTTCTGCTCAATGTTCGACCGGGCAACGAAACGGTCATTTTCGAAGCGGTGAAACTGGAAAATCTTGTTGAACAGGATAGGATCGTGGAAAACTTGGTACCCAACATAGTACGCTTCGATCAAACCAGGTTGGCGGATTTTTTGGTCGGCAAGCAGATTTTAGTCTACGACGAACAGAGTCAGATCGCCCTGATGAAGAAACTTTTCGGTCCGAATGTCGATATCGGGGTTGTCGATGTCGCTCCCGAAATATGGAAAAGTTTTCCCAAGACAAAGGGGGAAAGCCTTCTTCGACTGCGGGAAAGGAGCAGAAGCAACCGTTACGAAGGGGAAAGGAAGGGAGAAATAGATACCTTTCTCTCCATTTTTAACGCATGGGTAATGAAGCGGTATGAATGTCTTTCTGGGGCCTATGAATCGATTTTGGACCTTGTTGCTCTCGGGACCCTTGCCGATATGATGCCTCTTGAAGATGAAAATAGGATTCTCGTTAAGCGGGGAATGAAACTCCTTTCGGAAGCCCGAAGAGGGGGGATACAGGAACTCCTGGTACGCCAAAACCTTCTTGGCAAACGGCTCTCTACTACCGACGTAGGTTGGCAGATTAGTCCGATCATTAATGCCACGGGAAGGCTTGGCGTACCGGAAAAAGCGGCGGATCTGCTGCTGGAGACCGATGCCATGAAACGGGCGGCCCTTGCCGATGAGGTGGTATCGCTCAACCGGAAGAGAAAGAAGCTTGGGGAAAGTGCCTGGAAGACAGTCGTTCCCTTGGCAAAAAAGAGTCTTACCCAGTATGGCGAACGCTTTATTCTCGTGGAAGACAAAAGCTTCCACCGCGGTATCACCGGCATCCTTGCTTCACGACTTGTGCAAAGCTTTGGCGTCCCTTCAGCGGTTATCGCCCACCTTGATACCCACCTTGTCGGTTCTATTAGAAGTGTGAAGGGAATAAATGCCAAAACCTTTCTCGAATCCTTTTCTGATCTTCTCCTTGATTTTGGCGGGCATGATCTTGCCGCGGGCTTTAGCCTTACATTCGAAAACTTTCCCTCCTTTCTGCAACGCTTTGCCGAAATGGTGGAAAGAATGGAGGTTCCCCAAAATGAAGAAGAAGCCATTCAAATTGATGCAGAACTTCCTCCTTCGTACATGAAACCGGAGCTTTGTGACATTGTCGAACGATTCGAACCCTATGGAGAAAAGAGTCCCCCCCTTGTTTTCATGGCAAAACGGGTCAGACTTGCCGAAATTTCTCTTATAGGAAAGCCGGATCCCATTCATCTAAAACTGCTGGTTGATTCCGGAAGTTTCAAGTGGCCTGCCGTTTTTTGGCGTTCCGCCGATCGTGTCGGTGTCGATTTCCAACAGGGAGACCAGGTTGATATCCTATTTCGTTTAGGCCGGAATTATTTTCAGAACAGAGAACAACCGCAGCTTACCATTCTCGATGTGAGACAAGCATCCATATGA
- the thpR gene encoding RNA 2',3'-cyclic phosphodiesterase, whose amino-acid sequence MRLFFALPLADNAREEIMRGLAPLRRQYPTLKWIPSQNLHITLMFVGECGDDEAYSLRERFLRIDHAAHPFSITWKGIGTFPSGGPPRVLHLPVQEGSDEVRRLHGVINHTLWKEKRGGRFFPHITVARVKGKSGERQIKREMLCKLGASIQGGSVVDRIILYRSQLRQNGACYSNFGSLSLGRQDDLEEK is encoded by the coding sequence GTGAGACTCTTTTTCGCACTTCCGCTTGCCGATAATGCGCGGGAGGAAATCATGCGAGGGCTTGCTCCGTTACGTCGGCAATATCCGACGCTCAAATGGATACCATCGCAAAATCTCCACATAACCTTGATGTTTGTTGGAGAGTGCGGCGATGATGAAGCGTATTCCTTACGGGAGCGTTTTCTTCGCATAGATCATGCCGCGCATCCTTTTTCTATAACTTGGAAAGGAATAGGAACTTTCCCGAGCGGAGGCCCTCCGCGGGTACTCCATCTCCCCGTACAAGAGGGGAGCGATGAGGTTCGACGTCTACATGGGGTGATCAACCATACCCTTTGGAAAGAAAAACGCGGAGGACGGTTTTTTCCCCATATTACGGTGGCAAGGGTCAAAGGAAAAAGCGGAGAGAGGCAGATCAAGAGAGAAATGTTATGTAAGCTGGGGGCCTCGATACAAGGCGGAAGTGTTGTCGATCGTATCATCCTTTATCGCTCACAGCTCCGCCAGAATGGGGCCTGCTACAGCAATTTTGGTTCGTTATCTTTGGGGAGGCAGGATGATTTGGAAGAAAAGTGA
- the recO gene encoding DNA repair protein RecO yields MSRTFQTDAIVLRTFRVGDIHKGVTFLSSDSGLVDAVAYGAYKGKGKLGGSTDPFTWGHFYCYRDPVRGRTKINDIESYSIFEAIRGDLSRFYIACYWAELILASFGAGGESSLLFPLLLEALTRLDTMQSEDRWHVFIQFGWRFLGLLGVRSEVEECASCGHVATEGEGVFLDTLARGFLCGHCKGASDLPLGPGGVRYLRFTEALPFEKAVKVHTDLQTERQLTKILRRVLGEALDQPLKTAELL; encoded by the coding sequence ATGAGTCGAACCTTTCAGACCGACGCCATTGTACTGAGGACTTTCCGAGTTGGAGATATCCATAAAGGAGTCACGTTTCTCTCTTCCGACAGTGGTTTGGTCGATGCAGTTGCCTATGGCGCCTACAAGGGAAAGGGAAAGCTTGGAGGAAGTACCGATCCCTTTACCTGGGGGCATTTCTACTGCTATCGGGATCCGGTCAGAGGTCGGACAAAAATTAACGATATCGAGAGCTATTCGATCTTTGAAGCAATTCGCGGCGATCTTTCACGGTTTTACATTGCCTGTTATTGGGCCGAACTCATTCTGGCAAGTTTCGGAGCGGGAGGAGAGAGTTCATTGCTGTTCCCCCTGTTACTGGAGGCCTTAACCCGACTCGATACCATGCAAAGTGAAGATCGATGGCACGTCTTCATTCAGTTCGGCTGGAGATTTCTTGGACTCCTCGGTGTAAGAAGTGAAGTGGAAGAGTGTGCATCCTGCGGACATGTTGCGACGGAAGGCGAAGGGGTTTTTCTTGATACCCTTGCCAGAGGGTTTTTATGTGGCCATTGTAAGGGAGCCTCCGATCTGCCTCTTGGACCGGGTGGAGTGCGGTATCTCCGTTTTACGGAGGCGCTTCCCTTCGAGAAAGCGGTAAAGGTCCATACCGATCTCCAAACGGAGCGTCAGTTAACAAAGATCCTTCGTAGGGTTTTAGGAGAGGCACTTGATCAACCCCTTAAGACTGCGGAGTTGCTGTGA
- the lon gene encoding endopeptidase La has protein sequence MSDKQIIPADQILPSRLHIIPLQGKPIFPGIFTPLMIQAVEEIHVVEEALSSDSMIGLVLVRDESEERQLMGDDLYRVGTVAKIVKKINLPDGGINIFISTLKRFRIKKFLNNETPLNGAVDYLDDEDDSGIEVKALTRSLISEMKQLSENNPLFSEEMRLNMVNIDHPGKIADFITSILNIDRQEQQKILETLNVRERMEQVLMFIKKEQELLRIQKRIQKQINEKIEKSQREYFLKEELKAIKQELGIPTDSKSSEYNRFKETIDALDFEGEVKEQVEQELEKFSMMDPNSSEFIVTRNYLDTIVNLPWKHEVAKELDLDEAKKILDRDHYGLEDVKNRILEFLAVRKLKKDSKGSIICLVGAPGVGKTSVGKSIADALGKKFFRFSVGGMRDEAEIKGHRRTYVGAMPGKIIQGLKIVKTDNPVFMIDEIDKLGASYQGDPSSALLEVLDPEQNVNFRDHYLDLPFDISNIFFIATANSLDTIPRPLLDRMEVIHLSGYINEEKMAIAKQYLIPKSLDRSGLKKSQIRYSKSTLSAIADHYAREAGVRNFEKALDRIHRKIAKKVVLEEHALPISVKPEDLEEYLGPPIFREDEVKKVTRAGMAIGLAWTNFGGDTLIIEAVNNPGKEGFRLTGQMGNVMQESANIAYTHVRHVAENYGVDASFFEKNIIHLHIPEGATPKDGPSAGITMAITLLSLATGKQIKKNLAMTGELSLVGKVLPIGGLKEKTIAARRNKIKQIIIPKANERDLKEIPDHVKKGISFHPVETMAEVIELAL, from the coding sequence ATGTCAGACAAGCAAATTATTCCCGCAGATCAGATACTTCCGAGCAGGCTTCATATCATTCCTCTCCAAGGCAAGCCTATTTTTCCCGGAATTTTTACTCCGCTGATGATTCAGGCGGTCGAAGAGATCCACGTTGTTGAAGAGGCTCTTAGTTCAGACAGTATGATCGGGTTGGTCTTGGTGCGTGATGAATCGGAAGAACGACAATTAATGGGAGACGATCTCTACCGAGTCGGTACCGTCGCAAAAATTGTAAAAAAAATCAATCTTCCCGACGGCGGTATCAATATCTTTATATCGACCTTAAAGCGATTTCGAATCAAGAAATTCCTTAACAACGAGACTCCTTTAAACGGTGCCGTCGATTATCTTGATGATGAAGACGATAGCGGGATTGAAGTAAAGGCCCTAACCCGTTCTCTTATCAGCGAGATGAAGCAGCTTTCGGAAAACAATCCCCTCTTTTCAGAGGAGATGCGCCTGAATATGGTCAATATCGACCATCCCGGAAAGATCGCGGATTTCATCACCAGTATTCTCAATATCGATCGGCAGGAACAGCAGAAGATCCTGGAAACCTTGAATGTACGTGAACGGATGGAACAGGTCCTTATGTTCATCAAGAAGGAACAGGAGTTGCTGCGTATCCAGAAGAGGATACAGAAGCAGATCAATGAAAAAATCGAGAAGAGTCAGCGGGAGTATTTTCTCAAAGAGGAACTGAAGGCTATCAAGCAGGAGCTGGGAATCCCTACCGACTCGAAAAGCAGCGAATATAACCGCTTCAAAGAGACAATAGATGCTCTCGATTTTGAGGGAGAGGTGAAGGAACAGGTAGAACAGGAGCTTGAAAAGTTCAGCATGATGGACCCCAACTCCAGTGAGTTTATTGTGACCAGAAACTACCTTGACACCATCGTTAACCTCCCCTGGAAACATGAGGTCGCTAAGGAGCTTGATCTCGATGAGGCAAAAAAGATCCTGGATCGGGATCATTACGGTCTTGAAGATGTAAAAAACAGGATTCTCGAGTTTCTTGCCGTCAGGAAACTGAAAAAGGACAGCAAGGGATCGATTATCTGCCTTGTCGGTGCCCCTGGTGTGGGCAAAACCTCGGTCGGGAAATCGATTGCCGATGCCCTTGGAAAGAAATTCTTCCGCTTTTCCGTCGGTGGTATGAGGGATGAGGCCGAAATAAAGGGGCATCGGAGGACCTATGTCGGCGCCATGCCTGGTAAAATCATTCAAGGATTGAAGATTGTGAAAACCGACAATCCCGTTTTTATGATCGACGAGATTGATAAGTTGGGAGCCAGTTATCAGGGAGACCCCTCTTCCGCCCTTCTTGAGGTGCTTGATCCGGAACAGAATGTAAATTTCAGGGATCACTATCTGGACCTGCCCTTCGATATCAGTAACATTTTTTTTATCGCAACGGCAAATTCTCTTGATACCATTCCACGGCCGCTTTTGGATCGTATGGAGGTCATCCATCTTTCCGGTTACATCAACGAAGAGAAGATGGCAATAGCAAAGCAGTACCTTATCCCCAAGAGCCTTGATCGTTCCGGCCTGAAAAAAAGCCAGATTCGTTACAGCAAGAGTACCTTGTCGGCGATTGCCGACCACTATGCCAGGGAAGCTGGAGTGCGTAATTTTGAGAAGGCCCTTGACCGCATTCATCGGAAGATCGCTAAGAAGGTTGTCCTGGAAGAGCATGCACTGCCGATTTCGGTAAAACCCGAAGACCTTGAAGAGTATTTGGGCCCTCCGATTTTCCGGGAGGACGAGGTAAAGAAGGTGACCCGGGCCGGCATGGCCATAGGACTTGCCTGGACCAATTTTGGTGGGGATACCCTTATCATCGAGGCTGTCAACAATCCCGGCAAAGAGGGCTTTCGCCTTACCGGGCAAATGGGAAATGTCATGCAGGAATCAGCAAATATTGCCTATACCCATGTTCGGCACGTTGCGGAGAACTATGGTGTCGATGCCTCTTTTTTTGAGAAGAACATCATCCATCTCCATATTCCCGAAGGTGCTACGCCGAAAGATGGGCCTTCTGCTGGCATCACCATGGCGATAACCCTTCTCAGCCTTGCCACCGGTAAGCAGATAAAAAAGAACCTTGCCATGACCGGAGAATTGAGCCTTGTCGGTAAGGTACTTCCCATCGGAGGTTTAAAGGAAAAGACCATTGCCGCCAGACGCAACAAGATTAAGCAGATTATCATTCCCAAGGCAAACGAACGGGATCTGAAAGAGATTCCCGATCATGTGAAAAAGGGAATAAGCTTTCACCCCGTGGAAACGATGGCAGAAGTGATCGAGTTGGCTCTGTGA